Genomic window (Lampris incognitus isolate fLamInc1 chromosome 3, fLamInc1.hap2, whole genome shotgun sequence):
AAAAGAAATTCAAATCCTCTTGTGGACTCGCTTACACCCATTCAAAACGCATCGACTATGATAAACCTTTGTAACACAGCAGATTGCTGTTCTGACTTATTTACTTGTCAAACTGGATAACATCATGTACAAGATGAAGGTATTACACTCCAAAATTCATTTCCAGGTGTGTAGGGGTCAACAGTAGATCCACTGTGGTTGTTTATATCCCCTATTAAACTGTACTTTCACGGCCATCTTTTGGATCCCTTCCAGTGAACTTACTCGACGATGGCACCCATGTCATCTGAGGATAAACCATAAACTTTACATCTTTATCAATGCCATTTCTCAGCACAGCTACGGACCTAAAAGAAAGCTCAATGTTCACTGTGGGGTTTGGCGCAAACACTATTGGGGTTGTTGATGTTACATTTTTTTCTGAAGACAACCAAGATTGTgttgagccaaaaaaaaaaaaagggcttaTAACAGGAGGAAAATTTCAGCGATAGCATAAATAAACTATTAATGAACAAAGCAAAATTACAATGCATTCTATAGAATATGAATGTGTATGTATTCTGAGAAGCTCATTTACAAAACGCTATATCAGTTTGAATACTAACCCTCCTTACTTTCTGAAATATAAACGAGTCAGTAAATGGGTGAATAGTTGCACAACAACTCTACTTTAACCACACAAAGACCAAAAATACCACTTGATACTGTAGCACAATGACTAAATCTTATGTCATCTCCTATATGTGTTGGAATCATTCTACTTTTAGACTATACACTGCCAATTCAACCTATCGGGCTACCCCCGCTCTTTCTCTGCTAAGTTTAGCCCTTACTACCTTCCTACTCCGGCACTTAAGTCCTCTAGCCTTTTAGTACCCGGGGCAGAGGGCAtctaaacaaacaagcataagttAAGACAGCTCAACAGAAACACCACagaaaacataaacacacacaaacataaatatactaGTCATCAGCAAACAAATCAATACACAAATGAAAGGGCAAAATATGACAATATTACAAAaatgaaagacatgaagagacatgGGGAGACGGAcataaaaacatgcacacatacatacacacacacatacacagagagaggCCTGGGTCGTGGAACAAAGTGGCACACTGACAGAGGTGAATTATTTAAAGGACAGGAGTGATTTATTACAGCGTGAGGCACACTCTTAACCCTGATCAAACAGGATTAAGATTACAATACCCCTTCCACTGCTGGTCGCATTTAGCCAGAAGGCGAATTTAGAATGGTCTTCCCTGCCTGCATGCCTGCCCTGCCAGCTAATGCAAAGGGTCCTGGTATTTCTAGCCTACTGCATCTATTTCCAACGCAAGTCCACTGATTAATTCATTAAGTGAATGGCTTCGAGGAAGAGGCAGCACTCTTAAATGCGGGGAAACCATGTGCACTTCCAAGCCCCTCGCTGGCCACAATCAGCCGAGCAGCACATGGCAGATTTCATTAGAAAGGTaagggagagatacagagagagcagggggtgggggaactgttCTGCCGTGGGCAATAATCAACATAACTAGAGATCACAAGTTCAAATTACTGCACTGGCACAGATAGGGCACCACTCAGGGCCTGTAATCCCCCTCTATATCAGAACACAACACTTTATAGCGGCCCTCCATGAGATAACACTACCATGGCACAGCCCTCTTTTATAGGACCCCTGTGTTGAATTCCAGGACTTTGCTATGGAAGCTCTCACAATAAAAAGGTCCTTTATGACCCCCTGCACCCATCGGAAAGGTGAACTATCCAATGTGCCTACAATGATTAGAATTATGTTAAAAAGCAGAACTGGATAGAATAAGTAGACCCGGCATCTCAATTCCCAATTAGTGGTGCTACCTTATGGCTAAGTTGGTTAGCGCTAATACGTCTGtcctttgctttgtggtggctcCCATCGCTGGGTTGTTTGTCTATAGTGCCAAATCCAAGACTATTAGTACATGTGACATGCGGTGGTCAGTTCATTAATTGGGCTTACCTGGTAAAGCGCACTTTGCAGATGGCGCATTCATAGGGTTTCTCTCCTGTGTGCGTTCGGATGTGGCGGGGTAGCTTGCCTGCTCCCTGAATGACCTTGGAGCATATGGGGCACTTTTGGAAGGCCTTTGATcgcatcttcctctctcctccaccccctccccctcttccgcccccgctgccccccctctCACTACTGCCCCCACCTCCTCTCCTTTCGTGGCCTGCACTGCCCCGCGATGACCAGAGGGGCAGCAATCCCTGGGTCACAACGGGAGATGCTGCCTCCTCATGCTGCGTGCTGTTAAAATAATTCAAGTAAAAGTCCATGTCTGGGTCTTCTCcctccacctgctcctccccgGCTGTCGTGCTCCCCCTCTGCCTCTTGATGGATTCCATCATCTGCTGCAGGAGGGCGCTGGCCGAGCCACGATCCCGCTCTACCTCCTCCCTACTTCGGTCCTTGGCCTCTGTCTCCTGCCCCTGCCTGGACTCAGTGGGGAGGTAGAAGTGACCGTTCTGGGAGGAGGGGTAGTAAGATGAACCAAGGCCTCCTCCATTGCCCCGCAGCCAGTTTCTAGTTTCACTCTGCATTgcttccccttcctcctcctcatcttcttcctcgTCCTCTTCCTCTGGCTCCTGAGCGGGGACCTGGGCCAAGGCGAGGGCCAAGGGAGAGTAGTACTCAGTGGGGCCCCCGGGGGCCCCATTGCTGTGGGACCCTCCGTTGCCATGGTTAAAGTGCAGCTGTGTGGGCAGGTCCCTGAGCTCTGgtgtgctgcagctgctgctccaGTGCGCCCCTCTCTGGAAGTACTCCAGGTACTCCTGGGCCCGTAGCCGGTTCCCCTGCTCCCTGCCTCCTCTGCCTGTCCCATTctcctcatcttcatcttcatctcttTGCTCACTGCCCGCCTAGCGGGAAAGGAGGAGGGACAGAAACAGTGAGTGTAAATgtaggaaaaggaaaagaggaaagttAGTGAGAAAGCGATGTAAACAGAAAGAAAAAGTGCCAGACAGAAACTGAAACAGCACGGTGAATAATCTGTATAATCTGTCATCCAAAACTATTCACATCTTAAATCATATTCTGGACGGCACATCAGCTACAGTAAAGGGCGATGAGGGACACTTAATCCATAAAGGTAGTGCACTATCACACAAGCAATCTATTTGATATACTTTTCATCATGTGAATACTGGAGTATAATTGTGATGTGCTGGATCTGTAGAATGTAGTGTGTGTGAAAGAGCCTGCTGTCCCTCCACACACACGCTATTGGCTCAGCATGAGTAAGTGCTGAAGTAACCTCGGGGCTGTGGGCGTGTGTTTGGCACCGTGTAGGAGAGGGAGACTAATAAAGGCCGTGATGTAAGTTCGACAATGCTGACTATTTGATGAAGGCAATGATATTTTGATTTGAGGCTTCATTTTGTGAGTGGTCAAGCTGGGGAGGGAGTAGATTTCTACTGAGTTGTTCTATGGGGCACGACAACATATGCCCCTAACCAGCACTGTACTGTACACGAGGTTCTCTGTGATTTAACATGAAGAGAAACCACTCCTACACTCCAACTGAGTTGATAATGCTGATTACATCTTTTAACACCCATCTCTGCTAGTTCTTTAATAATGTTGTACCGGCGGGGAGAGCACTTTGGTGTCCAGTAGGTGCGTACAGACGTCCTGGACAGGCGAGATCTCCAGCAGGTGGGCGGCAGCCAAGATGTCGGCCACGCTGCTGTGGCTGACTGTCAACGTGGCCGTGTAGGCAAAGTCCAGCAGCGCTCCCAGCGCCTCCGCCGCCACAAAGTCAATGGTGTAGACATTCTGTTGGGTAGCGACGGCCCCTGAAGTGAACAGCTTGTGGAAGTAGGAACTGCAAGAGGCCAGGACGGATCGGTGAGCTGAGAACTCCCGGTCCTGGGAGACCAGAAGCACGTCGCACAGCAGGCCGCTCAGCCGCTGCTTGTTCAGGCTTCCCAGGATGTCGGCGCTGTGCTCAGGGAAAGGGATCCCCACGGGGCCTTCCTCCGCTTCCccggcccctcttctccctccaccacccccacctcccACCGTCCCTCTGAGCCGCCTGCCCCCCCTCCCACCGGCTCCTGACGACATCTTCCACCAGCCTGCCGCCGAGCCGCCTAGCACAGCCGCCGCCCGTGTGTCCGTTCTgccgtctgtccgtctgcctgtctgaGGGAAagaagaggaacagatagaggagaaaggggaggagtATCGATCAGTTCACAGTTCATGACATTCTTCATATGAATAACTAAAGAGGGACAGAGGGATATTGATTAATTGATTTGCTGCAGTCAGAAATATGCACAAGCTTGCTTCAGGAGCATAACACGCTATGCACAACAGCAAAAAGCACATGAAGGACAGGGAGGAGAAAACGAGGAAAGCATTAAGTGCAAAGGGTCACAGCAGAGTTCATGACATATAAGCTCATCCACCAAGTCAACTGCACACTAGGACCCCTGCCCTAGCGTCCCATCAAAAGCATAAGAGGATTTACTCAGAACTAGTCATCTTCAACCATGAATGTCTGGACAGTGCAAACTTTTGCACACAGATTTTTTTGTCACTTTAACAAAATAAATTCAAAGCAATTGCGCATTTTCTAACTCTGGTGAGCTATAACTTAATTCAATCCTCAGACATGTTACTTTGCTTGAGGCTTCTAATGACAAATCCAACTTTATATCATATTAAAGACCCTACAACCACCTGAAGCTCTACTGTACATTCTTTACCTCTATCTCATATGGAAAATTTGCTCAGTGGGTAATCTTCCTGGTATGGGAGAGTTCAGATATGGGGCTCTAAAATTCTATAGCAGTATTCCTCCAACGCAtctaatacctaccacctcctcgACAGGCCAAAGAGCCCAGTCAAGAATCTCAAGTACTTGGAGAGGAGCCATAGTGTAACACCATAGTACCGTATACCGTTTCGGCTGGCCATTGATTTTACTGCAAAACTCTTGGCATGACAAGTGTGTTTACAGGCTTGCTGGAAAACAATAAGTGTGACATATATCAAGTTAGGTTGGTAGTCTCTAATTGCTGTTGAACTAATTTTCCCGCACATGAATTTTGCCAGTATTTGACTACTGCCTGCTGAAACACCATGACTAAGTGGCTGGCTGGTCGAGTGAAGATGTTCACGTAAATGTGCACAGGTGCACATGGCTATGCAATTGATGCATacatatgactgtgtgtgtgtgtgtgtgtgtgtgtgtgtgtgtgtgtgtgtgcatgcgtggacACATGCaacaaagaacaagaggtcatggaGGACAATTAGAGTGAGGGCAGCAGGGATCAGAGTGCATGCTGGGAGCTGGGCTGGTGCAGCTTGTGCATTCTGTGTCAGCTGAAAgccagggaggagagagagggatgagaaggaggaggaggaagagagtgtgtgtgtgtggggggggggggctgccagaTACAGCAGACCCTATGGAAAAACCCCATAAGAGAAGGAAGCGGACACGCAACAAGCTGCGAGGGAATGGTATTAAAAAGGGAGGTTGTCAATCCGGTCTGAGCTGGTTACCCCACCCTGTACTGTGTGCCAAGTTTCAGGAGAGGCTGTCCCCTTGCTCACGTGTGGGGGGAGATTAAAATGATCGACTGAAGCCcgcgcgggggggagggggtttcaGCTCAACAAGCCATCCTCGATTTGTCCATTTactcactgaaacacacacaaatgcaggcacATGACTGTGCACCCAATGTACTGTAACATCACACAGACATCAATAGAAACCACGCTTTGACACATCggtccctctcacacacacatgcgcacacacacacacacacacacacacacacacacacacacacacacgcaaaggcACACTGGAAAGCCAGCCCCCACCCTGCCCTCCATCTGCCAGGGAGACCCAGCAGGGGGTGAAgccggggggggggattattCTCTATAAGCGCCATGCATTCAAATGATATTCCTTCAGATCAGCACCCCTGCCATGCACACACAGGCTGTTTTTCCAGGCCTGCCTTAACTGACTGCCTCCCCTGTCCTACCTGTTGCATTTACCTCTCATgtactgttgattttttttttgtgcctcctACATCCTTTGACCTGTTAAAGAAATGCCTCTCCCTCTCCACACCTAGAGATCTGGCAACGTGTCAGCTCTACCTACAGGTCACAGTTAGGTAAGCCTTTCTAAAAAAGACCTCTTCAGAGAGGCGGGACGGAGAGGAGTGTAgactcccccccacccacccccacccccaaaatgtATCTTCACTTTCAGTCTTTTCTAATTCAATATTGTTGACAAAGGAAAAATCTGCTGGCAAACCTGACTTTAATTCAACTTGTTGCAGTCCTCAAAATGGAGCATTGATGGGTTGCAGAAAGCACAAAATTAAACAATATAATGCCAAGAAGAGACCATTTAGATAAAAATACGTTTGTATGACCTTGTTTGACATATCTTGGAGCGGTGTTTGTACCTGATTCATGATACTTTGTCTACTCACCACATGTCCAACTGGGTCTAGTCTCTTTATTCTATCTATGTTTCCTCGTAACTCTATTCTGGTCTGATAGGCAGCTGACCGCAGCCTCCACCAATATTGCTGTTGTGTTTCATAACAGATGTACAGCAGTGGTAGCAATGGCCCATCAGACAAGGCATGGGCAAATTTTTACCCCCCAATTGTTTtaatgtgctggtgtgtgtgtgcgtgagtggagGGGTTGGGGGTACGGCAAAGCAAGGCGAGAGAGAAGCAGAGGAGAAAGGGCGAGAGTAGGGATAACCACATGGCTAACGGTTATGTCTTTCACAGGTAGAAACAGATCTGTGTTAGTCCAAGCAGGCTGAAGTCAAAttttatttcacacacacacacacacacacacacacacacacacacacacacacacacacacacacactgcctgcaCCTGCACTTGGCAACATACACTGCTGACCCAGGGTCACGGCTTTGCAGGGTAAAGACGCAGATTGGAGAGGAGATAAAATCCACTcaggcaaacacaaacacacacgcacaaaaccaAATACAACGCCTACAAAAGCGTGGCGACAGCATCCCGCATGCAGGAAGCCACCTGTCCCAAAATAACCCCTCAAAGAGCAAAGAGACGCAGGAAACACGACGCAAACAAACCTGATCCTGACACCTCCTCATGGCTTGAAACATTCCTTATCACTAATTCATGTCTGTGAGTGACGCGGCCCGTGAGCAGCGAGCAGCAGGGCGGCGCCCCTCCCCCGTCCCTGATGTCCCACTTCCACGGGCGGCCCTGCTTCACTGAGGCCGAGCTGCATGCACAGTGGCCTGTTTTGCAAGTCAAACCGCCGCTTACTGCGGTAAACCGACGCACCTGCCCACCCTGCCCCAACCCCCTCCTCTCCATTTCATCAAGATCTCCCCCCCTCAACCTCTTTCCTGCACACCTACTACACAAACGTGGCAATCAAGACTAGACTTGGCTGAAGAATGATCCAAAAGGGGAGAACAGACTCCTTGAAGCACAACGATAACTCAAGTTACGCTTATGGTGAACTTGTGAAGCGGACCACGCCGCCCTAGCACCACCACGCTGGTTGCGAGCGCTCGACACGGGGCTTTCCTCACTCCCGGTTTGCCGTTcattcacagacaaacacactgacatCAGGATGCAGACGTAGTTATTAAAAGTGGTTGGGTGCCTCCTGACACCAACAGTGGGATGGGAAAGGTTTCCGGTATCAAAGTGTCTCTGTCACGGGCTGAAACATTGCAGTCATTCCTGGCACAAGACAGAAAATATCGGTTCACCTCATATAACCCCAAATAGTTCTTAGATAGACGAGAGAAGCGGAAAGCCTGTCGGTTACGGAAGCGTTCAACCACCTTGTGTTGCTGGTTGCAGAAACAACGAAGAACTccgcaaacaaaaaaaacaacaactgaagAGCAACAAGAAGTTCTAGGCAGAAAAGAATGATCGCTTGAGTGGATGTGTGACTAAAGAGGGCCAGTATTTGTTGGGGTAAACCTGACTATTTCTTTACTCCAGCGCTCTACTTATGGACTCGACTTGTAGATTTTCAGTCGAGGGAACTTTGTCATCGTACTCCGCCACATTTCAAAGCAAATATATGCCGTCTCGTCTAAGGAGTTGCTCTGCAGAAAATTGTTTGATATGTAAAATATGTAACCATTTCATAGAAACGCAACACCCAGCTCCGTTGTGCAAACTTCAAACAAGGAAACAATCATATCAAACATGGCTGACTCATCAATCCCTTCTG
Coding sequences:
- the zbtb7a gene encoding zinc finger and BTB domain-containing protein 7A, whose product is MTSGSMMALALPRDGGRRAGRQAGRGSGQGLRNISACLTGRRTDGRTDTRAAAVLGGSAAGWWKMSSGAGGRGGRRLRGTVGGGGGGGRRGAGEAEEGPVGIPFPEHSADILGSLNKQRLSGLLCDVLLVSQDREFSAHRSVLASCSSYFHKLFTSGAVATQQNVYTIDFVAAEALGALLDFAYTATLTVSHSSVADILAAAHLLEISPVQDVCTHLLDTKVLSPPAGSEQRDEDEDEENGTGRGGREQGNRLRAQEYLEYFQRGAHWSSSCSTPELRDLPTQLHFNHGNGGSHSNGAPGGPTEYYSPLALALAQVPAQEPEEEDEEEDEEEEGEAMQSETRNWLRGNGGGLGSSYYPSSQNGHFYLPTESRQGQETEAKDRSREEVERDRGSASALLQQMMESIKRQRGSTTAGEEQVEGEDPDMDFYLNYFNSTQHEEAASPVVTQGLLPLWSSRGSAGHERRGGGGSSERGGSGGGRGGGGGGERKMRSKAFQKCPICSKVIQGAGKLPRHIRTHTGEKPYECAICKVRFTRQDKLKVHMRKHTGEKPYLCAQCGAAFAHNYDLKNHMRVHTGLRPYQCSSCFKTFVRSDHLHRHLKKDGCNGIPSRRGRKPRVRESGLLETPLSLLSPGPAVGAGPRSIRGRRSSEATSAAEVEGSIGTLALSPQSQERVGEAGP